In a genomic window of Urocitellus parryii isolate mUroPar1 chromosome 2, mUroPar1.hap1, whole genome shotgun sequence:
- the Exosc8 gene encoding exosome complex component RRP43 codes for MAAGFKTVEPMEYYRRFLKENCRPDGRELGEFRTTTVNIGSISTADGSALVKLGNTTVVCGVKAEFAAPPTDAPDKGYVVPNVDLPPLCSSRFRSGPPGEEAQVASQFIADVIENSQIIQKKDLCISSGKLAWVLYCDLICLDYDGNILDACTFALLAALKNVQLPEVTINEETALAEVNLKKKSCLNIRTHPVATTFAVFDDTLLIVDPTGEEEHLATGTLTIVMDEEGRLCCLHKPGGSGLTGAKLQDCMSRAVTRHKEVKKLMDEVINSMKPK; via the exons ATGGCGGCCGGGTTCAA AACTGTGGAACCTATGGAGTATTACAGGAGATTTTTG aaagaaaaCTGTCGTCCTGATGGAAGAGAACTTGGTGAATTCAGAACCACAACTGTCAACATAG GTTCAATTAGTACAGCAGATGGTTCTGCTTTAGTGAAGCTGGGGAACACTACAGTAGTTTGTGGAGTTAAAGCG GAATTTGCAGCACCACCAACAGATGCCCCTGATAAAGGATATGTTG TTCCTAATGTGGATCTACCACCCCTGTGTTCATCGAGATTTCGGTCTGGACCTCCTGGAGAAGAGGCCCAAGTAGCTAGCCAGTTCATTGCAGACGTCATTGAAAA TTCACAGATAATTCAGAAAAAGGACTTGTGCATTTCTTCAGGAAAG CTTGCTTGGGTTCTATACTGTGATCTCATTTGCCTTGACTATGATGGAAACATTTTGGATGCCTGCACATTTGCTTTATTAGCAGCTTTAAAAAATG taCAGTTGCCTGAAGTTactataaatgaagaaactgctTTAGCAGAAgttaatttaaagaagaaaagttgtTTGAATATTAGAACTCACCCTGTGGCAACTACCTTTGCTGTGTTTGATGA cactTTGCTGATAGTTGACCCTACTGGAGAAGAGGAGCATTTGGCAACAGGAACCTTAACAATAGTAATGGATGAGGAAGGCAGACTCTGTTGTCTTCATAAACCAG GTGGCAGTGGACTCACTGGAGCTAAACTTCAGGACTGTATGAGCCGTGCAGTTACAAGacacaaagaagtaaaaaaactCATGGATGAAGTAATTAATAGTATGAAACCCAAATAA